The Syntrophaceae bacterium genomic sequence CTCCCTTTTTCATGAGGCGCCCATCCGATTCGAAAGCGGCGTCTCTTTCACAAAAAGGCGCCCTCGGAGAAGACCTGGCGGCAGCTCATCTGAAAAAAGCCGGATACGAAATTCTCGTGAGAAATTACAGGTGTGCCGCCGGTGAGATGGATATAATTGCCAGGGACGGCGATGTGCTTGTGTTTGTGGAAGTGAAAACCCGGCGTTCCGGGACCTTCGGAGAGCCGGAAGAGTCCGTGGGGCCGGCAAAGCAGCGGAGACTGACAAGAATATCCCTGCAGTACCTGAATCGGCAGGGGCTTCAGGATGAAAAATGCCGCTTCGATGTCGTATCGGTGAAAATGGAGTCGTCGGGGACCCGGATCGAGATTTTTCGGGATGCCTTTGACGGCCTTTGGTAGGGGGTGCCGGACCAGACCGTAAGCCGAGTTCTGTTCCACACGGCCGTTGCC encodes the following:
- a CDS encoding YraN family protein, with protein sequence MRRPSDSKAASLSQKGALGEDLAAAHLKKAGYEILVRNYRCAAGEMDIIARDGDVLVFVEVKTRRSGTFGEPEESVGPAKQRRLTRISLQYLNRQGLQDEKCRFDVVSVKMESSGTRIEIFRDAFDGLW